In Aspergillus nidulans FGSC A4 chromosome IV, a single window of DNA contains:
- a CDS encoding uncharacterized protein (transcript_id=CADANIAT00000632), producing the protein MPSFYKKSSPSLGSAPDQVRAPTTESKLSLRSLFSRKARAPAVTEPLAVKAHSRQAPAPALVPEPDREQEPDSISSALPPTSSLPSPSSLRPELDSEIESPKESQTQAQTTWEDIDPPTTLLSLAADHSISSASIASRYQQSTQTEPTVPVPTSDPTTTMLTSSSPSPSTPSLLPSYSDVSGAVIVDAYGTPRFLTPQEEQERKEALAQAVRERMMGLPRRTDFSWEASATPVLPSYNASTPYRPVYARSAGY; encoded by the exons atGCCGTCCTTCTACAAAAAGAGCTCCCCGTCTTTGGGTTCAGCTCCAGACCAAGTTCGAGCGCCAACCACCGAGTCTAAGCTCTCCTTACGGTCACTTTTCAGTCGCAAGGCGCGCGCTCCAGCGGTCACCGAACCACTTGCCGTTAAGGCTCATAGCCGTCAGGCACCAGCACCGGCACTGGTACCGGAACCAGACCGGGAGCAGGAGCCCGATTCAATTTCATCTGCCCTTCCCCCAACTTCAAGCTTACCCTCGCCTTCATCACTTAGGCCAGAGCTGGATTCAGAGATAGAGTCGCCAAAGGAATCACAAACCCAAGCCCAGACTACCTGGGAGGACATCGACCCGCCGACGACTCTCCTTTCTCTCGCAGCGGATCACTCAATCTCATCGGCGTCCATCGCATCCCGCTACCAGCAATCCACCCAAACTGAGCCTACAGTTCCAGTTCCAACCTCAGACCCAACCACTACCATGCTCACCTCTTCAAGCCCATCACCCTCCActccctccctcctcccctcctaCAGCGACGTAAGCGGCGCCGTCATCGTCGACGCCTACGGGACGCCGCGCTTCCTGACCCcacaggaagaacaagagcgCAAAGAAGCGCTGGCGCAGGCGGTCCGCGAGCGCATGATGGGACTGCCGAGGCGGACGGATTTCAGTTGGGAGGCGTCAGCAACGCCGGTTCTGCCGAG CTATAATGCTAGTACGCCGTATCGCCCTGTATATGCACGATCTGCGGGTTATTAG
- a CDS encoding uncharacterized protein (transcript_id=CADANIAT00000631) — translation MGPTQLPASTSPTLTLAHPTVAETQQIWSQTSDIWTDALSVPQYLEEYAYLLTVPLARDHGITQWILVDSLDKPTVPANDLNGREGTRRILASCETFRKRALLANRLASDDTKNRCTDILVHGVASVFCDPQLRGRGYASRLFKELSHILPQWQAGEVEKPRGVGSVLYSDIDPAFYKRQGWVPFPSYHLEFEPVQLEHTAEPLYAENLASLCQRDEEILRASMSSPSTMGDRGKTRFAIIPDHDHMLWHHAKEEFGAHKLFGGSKKPEIKGAIAGPAGNRVWAIWMHRFYRHPQGNDSAANTLYILRLVTETPSPASESIRAVLRAAQSEAANWGLGKVKLWNPPRDLEEAIRASGVKFEKKKREQDSVPCLNWFGEESPDEMEWVLNEKYAWC, via the coding sequence ATGGGCCCTACTCAGCTTCCTGCCTCTACTTCTCCCACCCTGACCTTAGCCCACCCAACTGTCGCCGAAACCCAGCAAATCTGGTCCCAAACGTCAGATATCTGGACAGACGCTCTCAGTGTTCCGCAGTACTTGGAAGAGTACGCGTACCTGCTGACCGTCCCACTTGCGCGGGATCACGGGATCACGCAGTGGATCCTTGTGGATAGCCTCGACAAACCGACCGTGCCAGCCAACGATCTCAATGGACGCGAgggaacaagaagaatcCTGGCTTCGTGCGAGACATTTCGCAAGAGGGCATTACTCGCCAATCGACTCGCCAGCGATGATACCAAGAACCGGTGCACCGATATCCTCGTCCACGGCGTAGCGAGCGTCTTCTGTGACCCCCAGTTGCGAGGGCGGGGATACGCTTCGAGACTATTTAAGGAACTAAGCCATATCTTGCCACAATGGCAAGcgggcgaggtcgagaagcCTAGAGGCGTTGGTAGCGTGCTCTATTCCGATATTGACCCGGCATTCTACAAGCGACAAGGCTGGGTTCCGTTCCCGAGTTATCATTTAGAATTTGAGCCCGTACAGCTCGAGCATACCGCTGAGCCGCTCTACGCCGAGAATCTGGCTTCCCTCTGCCAGagggatgaggagattctccGGGCGTCAATGTCGAGCCCGTCAACGATGGGTGATCGGGGCAAGACTAGATTCGCAATCATCCCAGATCACGATCATATGCTCTGGCACCATGCCAAAGAAGAATTCGGCGCGCACAAGCTGTTCGGTGGCAGCAAGAAGCCCGAGATTAAAGGAGCAATTGCCGGCCCTGCGGGGAATAGAGTCTGGGCCATCTGGATGCACCGGTTCTATCGCCATCCTCAGGGCAACGATTCGGCTGCGAATACGCTATACATTCTCCGTCTCGTCACCGAAACCCCTTCGCCTGCGTCCGAGAGCATAAGAGCTGTGCTCCGTGCGGCGCAGTCTGAAGCGGCCAATTGGGGATTAGGCAAGGTGAAGTTGTGGAATCCGCCCAGAGACCTAGAAGAGGCTATCAGGGCATCCGGGGTGAAGtttgaaaagaaaaagagagagcaGGATAGTGTGCCGTGCCTAAACTGGTTCGGAGAGGAGAGTccagatgagatggagtGGGTGCTTAATGAGAAGTATGCTTGGTGTTGA
- a CDS encoding NAD(P)-dependent alcohol dehydrogenase (transcript_id=CADANIAT00000630), translating to MSSTTHSPIPPTMKSWLYSSTQPSVISNLSFTASAPSPPLPSYANQLLIKVFTTSLNPADHKVPQHATIPFTGGRTLICGLPASPGLDFAGKIVSVHPKNRTEFEPGQLVYGCLARPRTFGTTGEYILADANDVAHLPEGVSVDDAACLGVAVRTAYQSLKNYLDLSKFEGGSGPRVFINGGSGGCGVFAIQIAKMLGCQVTTTCSGRNIELVRDLGADEIIDYTTTNVTETLKTKGLVYDHVIDHIGLPGNLYAECHHFLKPSGVWVQVGAGSILTAFWRAITPRFLGGGRRWFVPLMMANSKEDLVEVGNLLKEGKLRTVKDGNRVWEFGDVKKAYELLASGRARGKIVIRVAED from the coding sequence ATGTCCTCCACAACACACTCCCCAATCCCCCCAACAATGAAATCCTGGCTCTACTCCAGCACACAACCCTCAGTAATCAGCAACCTCTCATTCACTGCCTCAgccccttcccctcccctccccaGCTATGCAAaccagctcctcatcaaagtCTTCACCACATCCCTCAACCCCGCCGACCACAAAGTCCCCCAACATGCTACGATTCCCTTCACGGGTGGCAGAACACTGATCTGCGGTCTCCCCGCTTCACCGGGTCTCGACTTCGCAGGAAAGATCGTGTCAGTACATCCGAAAAATAGGACGGAGTTTGAACCCGGGCAATTGGTATACGGATGTCTTGCGAGACCTCGCACATTCGGTACAACGGGGGAGTATATCCTTGCGGATGCGAACGATGTTGCGCATTTACCGGAAGGCGTCAGTGTGGATGATGCGGCATGTTTGGGTGTTGCCGTGAGGACCGCGTACCAGAGTTTGAAGAACTATCTTGATTTGAGCAAATTCGAGGGCGGGAGCGGACCGAGAGTCTTCATAAACGGCGGTAGCGGTGGATGTGGTGTGTTCGCGATTCAAATTGCGAAGATGCTAGGCTGTCAAGTTACGACGACCTGCTCGGGTCGAAATATTGAGCTAGTCAGAGATCTCGGTGCGGACGAGATCATCGACTATACAACCACCAATGTCACCGAAACCCTAAAGACCAAGGGCTTAGTCTACGACCATGTCATCGACCATATCGGCCTCCCTGGGAATCTGTATGCTGAATGCCACCATTTCCTCAAGCCATCGGGGGTCTGGGTGCAGGTTGGTGCGGGGAGTATCCTCACTGCATTTTGGAGGGCGATCACGCCGCGGTTTCTCGGAGGCGGACGGAGGTGGTTTGTTCCGCTCATGATGGCGAATAGCAAGGAGGATCTGGTGGAGGTCGGAAATCTGCTTAAAGAGGGAAAGCTTCGAACTGTTAAGGATGGGAATCGGGTTTGGGAATTTGGGGATGTTAAGAAGGCGTATGAGTTGCTGGCGAGCGGGAGGGCAAGGGGGAAGATTGTTATCAGAGTTGCGGAGGACTAG
- a CDS encoding putative zinc metallopeptidase (transcript_id=CADANIAT00000633), whose translation MQLPSKPSSKPEKQMLTRADRHNALHDIVDRYRPDLQQYESVYRKIHSAPELAGQEKETSSLAASHLQRLGYEVHTNIGGYGVAGVLHNGPGSTVLLRADMDALPLEEKTDLPYASHRIIKNKAGAEVPVMHACGHDTHVAGLMGSAELLHSARDHWSGTLVLIFQPSEEELSGAQAMLDDGLYDKVPKPDVVLAQHVMRMKAGTVGIRAGRLLTASDAFDVRIFGRGGHGSSPHTCIDPIVIGASIITRLQTIVSREITPGELAIVTCGSIQAGYAPNIIPDECNLQLSVRSYDPKVRERLNTSIKRIIEAECDASDAPKKPVIKHTFTAPATINDEKTVKSLLRTFGSYFGSNLVEVEPAAASEDFSLLATAVGAPYVMWNFGGIDTEVWDDAVRQGKRDELPGNHSPFFAPAVEPTIVTAVDAMALGALTFLARDA comes from the coding sequence ATGCAGCTCCCAAGTAAGCCGTCCAGCAAACCAGAAAAGCAAATGTTAACTCGTGCAGACCGACACAACGCTTTACACGACATTGTCGACAGATATCGCCCCGATTTACAGCAATACGAGTCTGTCTATCGCAAAATACACAGCGCCCCAGAGCTCGCGGGGCAGGAAAAGGAGACATCCTCGCTCGCTGCAAGCCATCTCCAGCGCCTAGGCTACGAAGTCCATACCAACATTGGCGGATACGGAGTCGCAGGCGTTCTGCACAATGGACCCGGTTCCACAGTGCTTCTCCGTGCAGACATGGACGCCCTTCcgctggaagagaagacagATCTGCCATACGCAAGTCACCGaatcatcaagaacaaggcaGGTGCCGAAGTACCTGTCATGCATGCCTGCGGCCATGATACCCACGTTGCAGGTCTAATGGGTAGCGCCGAGCTTCTCCATTCCGCACGAGACCACTGGTCGGGGACCCTGGTACTCatcttccagccttcagagGAAGAATTATCTGGTGCCCAGGCAATGCTAGACGACGGGCTATACGACAAAGTCCCGAAGCCGGATGTTGTCCTCGCGCAGCACGTTATGCGCATGAAAGCCGGAACGGTTGGCATACGAGCAGGTCGATTGTTAACTGCCTCGGACGCTTTTGACGTGCGTATCTTCGGTCGCGGAGGCCACGGCTCGTCGCCCCATACTTGTATCGATCCGATTGTGATTGGTGCGTCTATTATTACCCGTTTACAGACCATCGTCAGTCGAGAGATCACACCGGGCGAATTAGCCATCGTTACGTGCGGCAGCATCCAAGCAGGTTACGCTCCGAATATTATCCCGGACGAATGTAACCTACAGCTGAGCGTTCGATCCTACGACCCCAAGGTCCGCGAGCGTCTCAATACATCTATCAAACGCATCATCGAAGCAGAATGTGACGCATCAGACGCACCGAAGAAACCAGTCATTAAACATACATTCACGGCCCCAGCCACCATCAACGACGAAAAGACCGTCAAGTCTCTCCTGAGGACATTCGGATCTTACTTTGGAAGTAATCTCGTTGAAGTCGAACCTGCGGCTGCAAGCGAGGACTTTTCGCTCCTGGCCACGGCCGTTGGGGCGCCGTATGTCATGTGGAATTTCGGGGGTATTGACACAGAGGTCTGGGATGATGCTGTGAGACAGGGTAAACGCGACGAGCTGCCGGGGAACCACTCGCCGTTCTTCGCGCCTGCAGTAGAACCGACGATCGTTACGGCGGTTGATGCTATGGCTTTAGGGGCATTAACGTTTCTGGCGCGGGACGCTTGA
- a CDS encoding uncharacterized protein (transcript_id=CADANIAT00000634), with translation MADLYSLYNRFLSFILIHRPTARWIILFYTMMDMFWPGWDGYPDDVLGEHDGAEHEQEWDWEDDAFFSEYMIGYDPFW, from the exons ATGGCCGATCTCTACAGTCTCTACAACCGCTTCCTGTCATTTATTCTC ATCCACCGCCCAACCGCCAGGTGGATAATTCTGTTCTACACCATGATGGACATGTTCTGGCCCGGATGGGACGGCTACCCTGATGATGTCCTCGGGGAGCACGACGGAGCTGAACACGAGCAGGAGTGGGATTGGGAAGACGACGCCTTTTTCTCAGAATATATGATTGGATACGACCCGTTCTGGTGA
- a CDS encoding Mrp/NBP35 family ATP-binding protein (transcript_id=CADANIAT00000628): MATQRRLFSTFRCLQHDNPLGLPRSGTPPSFPRRRGLPEKRKIRDVKKVIAVSSAKGGVGKSTIAVNLALAFARRGIRTGILDTDIFGPSIPTLLNLSGEPRLDEHDRLIPLTNYGLKSMSMGYLLPPPPSLTPETPQHHSRVPMDTTPISWRGLMVTKAMQQLLHSVSWGPLDVLFLDLPPGTGDVQLTIGQEIILDGAVIVTTPQDIALRDAVRGFGMFQRMNVPVLGMVRNMAFFACPECGTKTKIFSAGLHHHGPGDQGGEGDWGVLAECKRLGVEFLGDIPLDARVCEDADRGMPTVVSEEGDRSARREAFMGVAEKVAKKVGVEW, from the exons ATGGCGACGCAAAGGAGACTATTTTCGACATTCCGATGTCTGCAACATGATAATCCGCTG GGCCTCCCACGCTCCGGCACCCCGCCCTCATTCCCCCGTCGCCGCGGTCTCCCGGAGAAGCGCAAGATACGCGATGTGAAAAAGGTCATTGCCGTGTCCTCTGCGAAGGGTGGTGTAGGGAAATCAACAATTGCGG TGAACCTAGCTCTCGCCTTCGCGCGCCGCGGCATACGCACCGGGATTCTTGACACAGATATCTTTGGCCCTTCCATTCCAACACTACTGAATCTCTCGGGGGAGCCGAGACTTGATGAAC ACGACCGCCTTATTCCACTAACAAACTACGGCCTCAAATCCATGTCAATGGGCTatctcctccctccccccCCATCTCTTACCCCAGAAACACCACAACATCACTCGCGAGTCCCAATGGACACGACTCCGATATCCTGGCGTGGATTGATGGTCACAAAAGCCatgcagcagcttctgcacTCCGTTTCCTGGGGTCCCCTTGACGTGTTATTTCTGGACCTCCCACCCGGCACGGGAGACGTGCAATTAACAATCGGTCAGGAGATCATCCTCGACGGCGCCGTGATTGTCACCACACCACAGGACATCGCGCTCCGCGATGCTGTGAGAGGATTCGGCATGTTCCAGCGCATGAATGTCCCCGTGCTCGGCATGGTGAGGAACATGGCGTTCTTTGCGTGCCCGGAGTGTGGGACCAAGACGAAGATCTTCTCGGCGGGGTTGCATCATCATGGTCCTGGTGATCAAGGCGGCGAAGGGGACTGGGGTGTTCTTGCAGAGTGTAAGCGGCTTGGAGTCGAGTTTCTGGGTGATATCCCGCTTGATGCACGGGTTTGCGAGGATGCGGATCGCGGAATGCCGACTGTTGTTTCGGAGGAGGGGGATCGGAGTGCGAGGAGGGAGGCGTTTATGGGTGTTGCGGAGAAGGTCGCGAAGAAGGTTGGGGTTGAGTGGTAG
- a CDS encoding bL33 family ribosomal protein (transcript_id=CADANIAT00000637), protein MAKKAKSRTMAVRLISMAMTGYYRTMTRPRAHRPLSMLKYDPVVKKKVLFLEATKGGRAK, encoded by the exons ATGGCCAAGAAAG CGAAATCACGTACCATGGCCGTTCGCCTGATCTCGATGGCCATGACTGGCTACTACCGCACAATGACCCGACCCCGTGCGCACCGTCCTTTGAGCATGCTGAAGTATGATCCCGTTGTCAAGAAAAAGGTGCTGTTCCTGGAGGCAACCAAGGGTGGACGCGCGAAATGA
- a CDS encoding uncharacterized protein (transcript_id=CADANIAT00000635) gives MPAPIVTNEPSVLPVRELADDEYFVMMSFERHADHCYICSDPRRVQEDGETLCRRGTEYALDVAAYLYSKNRKSYSVVDRDLNQPTLVNIPRRCIATRDLLLALEDGLSLRKDKEKEKEKEREKAPAVQKPVISYDRTYHVSPRRSNSQRMTATEIIEREPRTVSVKTRRVIVYPSSQRGSPARGSPSRGSLYESDAADRVERVKESSRIYLRPTDYYR, from the coding sequence ATGCCTGCTCCCATTGTCACCAATGAGCCCTCCGTACTTCCAGTACGTGAGCTGGCCGATGACGAGTACTTCGTCATGATGTCCTTTGAGCGTCACGCCGACCATTGCTACATCTGCAGCGACCCCCGCCGCGTCCAAGAAGACGGCGAGACCCTCTGCCGCCGCGGAACCGAGTACGCCCTCGACGTGGCCGCATATCTGTACTCCAAGAACAGGAAGTCCTACTCTGTTGTCGACCGCGACCTTAACCAGCCTACTCTCGTCAACATCCCACGCCGCTGCATCGCAACCCGtgatctcctcctcgctctaGAGGATGGCCTCAGCCTCcgcaaggacaaggagaaggagaaagagaaggagagggagaaggccCCGGCCGTCCAGAAGCCAGTCATCAGCTACGACCGTACATACCACGTTTCCCCGCGCCGCTCCAACTCCCAGAGAATGACCGCAACTGAAATCATCGAGCGCGAGCCGCGCACTGTCAGCGTCAAGACCCGCCGTGTCATTGTTTACCCGTCTTCTCAGCGAGGCTCCCCAGCCCGGGGCTCTCCCAGCAGGGGATCCCTCTACGAATCTGATGCGGCAGACCGCGTGGAGCGAGTCAAGGAGTCTTCGCGCATCTACCTCCGCCCAACTGACTACTACCGGTGA
- a CDS encoding lipase/esterase family protein (transcript_id=CADANIAT00000627), translated as MALSSLSIGVALTPTVVSTLFSHYANRKTLHNKPNVHLSYDEGISVIREFIDFSSKRPIEYIQEFTAQRVPAPHWVRIERVSVAEEFLSESAALIIKQLGPRGVAQVGGEKWWQWRGPSGDKNNGELRGEWIEMHSDYNARKHAAKTDSSNRRIMLYIHGGAYYFGSVQTHRYQLQRHARKLKGRVFARMLVICRDQGLPLPAGAILISPWVDLTHSFPSIVKDNPGDYIPPHGFLHKPSLAWPPPNEDEIREINEALKKNPATTDKKNEKNEPPTGEANVFKVSESEPTLGHGRRPPSFVMNGKTIEVKDQIHMYTTNELLFHPLVSPIFQPSLGGLPPLQIISGGGEMLRDEQFYIAHKAANPVAYPPNDSLLAELDPKREIVNKYPGTYVQLQVWDDLCHVAPILSFTRPAKYMFRSIAQFGAWALARAQDTTVDIVNDDEVSPISSSESASPETSDNEGREKGPHDRPGIAVGKAGDSLPPFKDRMIRQRVDKRGHIYPLPPPRDCPALQLPPSSVGTINPGLLMKWMLVKEEWDQKFAKEKARIHQLRLAGLASGFQDFDGDTPPPSALAARRFSPGALPPKGLRTSYPMTMWARFATKHDKRTIKREQEMDSRSQRSNRASVDAGRAGASIEHQETKDKAASIPTEPAQQLNDKVPYSKPPSNDNKPTDSNPSLAQASSNKSFVPGPFIVLPNYEGPDKSENASTRALFHVPGTIKPTAQTAGTSKSSQDLDQRPSSQGGSATIRSGFTVQSDPVTDDAGSTIGDEKSLAVTTLGGVDAASTRAVLNADGVLRPSTDNNSVYVSADSLPLTNGADHEK; from the exons ATGGCATTGAGCAGTCTTTCAATCGGGGTCGCCCTCACACCGACCGTCGTTTCCACGCTCTTTTCTCAT TACGCCAACCGTAAAACCCTCCACAATAAACCCAATGTCCACCTCTCCTACGATGAGGGGATCTCGGTGATCCGCGAGTTTATCGATTTCAGCTCCAAGCGTCCGATTGAGTATATCCAGGAATTCACCGCGCAGCGCGTTCCCGCGCCGCACTGGGTGCGGATCGAGCGAGTCTCGGTCGCAGAGGAGTTTCTGTCAGAGTCGGCGGCCCTAATCATCAAGCAACTGGGTCCGCGGGGCGTTGCGCAGGTCGGGGGTGAGAAATGGTGGCAGTGGCGCGGTCCGTCAGGGGACAAGAATAATGGAGAATTGCGAGGCGAGTGGATTGAGATGCATAGCGACTATAATGCGCGGAAACACGCTGCGAAAACCGACTCGAGCAACAGGCGCATCATGCTGTACATTCATGGCGGCGCGTACTATTTCGGGAGTGTGCAGACGCATCGGTatcagctgcagcggcaTGCGAGGAAGCTCAAGGGGAGGGTCTTTGCACG GATGCTCGTCATTTGCCGTGACCAAGGACTGCCGCTACCGGCTGGCGCAATACTGATTTCACCATGGGTTGACCTCACGCATTCATTCCCTAGCATAGTAAAGGACAACCCTGGCGACTATATCCCGCCCCATGGCTTCTTGCATAAGCCGTCGCTAGCATGGCCCCCGCCGAACGAAGACGAGATCCGAGAGATTAACGAAGCCCTGAAGAAGAATCCAGCCACCACGGAtaagaagaacgagaagaacgagccTCCGACAGGAGAGGCGAATGTGTTCAAGGTCAGCGAGTCTGAGCCGACCCTGGGCCACGGTCGCCGACCCCCGTCTTTCGTGATGAACGGCAAAACGATAGAGGTAAAGGACCAGATTCACATGTACACGACCAACGAGCTGCTCTTCCATCCCCTCGTTTCTCCTAtcttccagccttctctcGGAGGACTCCCCCCTCTTCAGATCATTAGCGGTGGCGGCGAGATGCTACGGGACGAGCAGTTCTACATTGCTCACAAAGCGGCCAACCCTGTGGCCTACCCGCCGAACGACAGTCtcctcgccgagctcgaccCCAAGCGCGAAATAGTCAACAAGTACCCCGGAACATACGTCCAGCTCCAAGTCTGGGATGATCTGTGCCACGTGGCCCCCATTCTCAGCTTCACCCGTCCTGCCAAATACATGTTCCGATCAATCGCGCAGTTCGGAGCGTGGGCGCTGGCGCGCGCGCAGGATACAACGGTCGACATCGTCAATGATGACGAAGTCTCCCCCATCTCATCAAGTGAGTCAGCAAGTCCCGAGACATCTGACAACGAGGGCAGGGAAAAGGGACCTCACGATCGACCGGGCATTGCCGTAGGTAAAGCTGGTGACTCGCTGCCACCATTCAAAGACCGGATGATTCGCCAGAGGGTGGATAAACGAGGCCACATATACCCCCTTCCTCCCCCCCGCGACTGTCCAGCGCTTCAACTGCCCCCTTCATCCGTCGGCACAATCAACCCCGGCCTCCTCATGAAATGGATGCTAGTCAAGGAAGAATGGGATCAAAAAtttgcaaaagaaaaggCGCGGATACACCAGTTACGGCTTGCAGGCCTTGCTTCCGGATTTCAGGATTTCGACGGCGATACCCCGCCACCCAGCGCGCTGGCCGCGAGACGCTTCTCTCCAGGTGCCCTTCCACCAAAGGGTCTCCGCACCAGCTACCCTATGACGATGTGGGCCAGGTTTGCCACCAAGCACGATAAGCGGACGATTAAGCGTGAGCAAGAAATGGACAGCCGGTCACAGCGGTCGAATCGAGCCAGCGTCGACGCCGGACGAGCAGGCGCCTCGATTGAGCACCAGGAAACCAAGGACAAAGCCGCGTCAATCCCGACAGAGCCAGCGCAACAGTTGAATGACAAGGTTCCCTATTCTAAACCGCCGAGCAATGATAACAAGCCCACCGACTCGAACCCATCTCTTGCCCAGGCCTCATCGAACAAATCCTTCGTCCCCGGCCCGTTCATCGTCCTGCCGAACTACGAAGGCCCTGACAAGTCCGAAAACGCGAGCACACGCGCCCTCTTCCACGTCCCCGGCACCATCAAACCCACAGCGCAAACCGCAGGCACGTCCAAAAGTTCGCAGGATCTGGACCAACGCCCATCGTCGCAGGGCGGCTCGGCGACCATTCGCAGCGGGTTTACGGTTCAGTCTGACCCGGTGACGGACGACGCAGGGAGTACTATTGGCGACGAAAAATCCCTTGCTGTTACCACGTTGGGTGGTGTTGATGCGGCAAGTACCCGCGCCGTGCTAAATGCCGATGGAGTGTTGAGGCCGTCTACGGATAACAACTCCGTTTACGTCTCTGCTGACAGCCTTCCGCTAACTAACGGTGCGGATCATGAGAAGTAG
- a CDS encoding protein bfr2 (transcript_id=CADANIAT00000629) — MAPKSLAEQIADLEDLTPRDYDPEDIERGGNSSDEDVEVKDANAGREHYQAVGKAKLRNEGPVSLGKQYAGSRVSRDALEAESDEDPFRARSSDEESEDESDLEDEDEDGDEDEDEDISEGSEDERPSKSKAHSLKGREDADVGMDSDDSEEDEDGEGFDDGFSDEDEDISGEDDSEDDEDAKEEEEEEEEEEEEEEDDESEDEEEKTAKPKRRVQFANAKVADTSDDRAQLRQLLATDQKTIAATISQAAKADATKGRAVKHQRATFDALLNARIKLQKGLTAANQLATRTQPSEDADTDAFKSAETAALTLWSTLEDLRLTLVDAQTQDDSKKRKRPSPATTSTSTSSLWKRMAELESDSLAHRRAILDKWSLKVRGSATATTLANSKTKLLGTSGAQQTITAVLDAHVASETTDRSSKRLKSTQGSTSDPNEVKVYDDTIFYQSLLRDLVSQRMSSTDAITNGLDTLHILPSRNGAGAIHPITGMRKDKVKREVDTRASKGRKMRFDVHEKLQNFMAPEERGTWTKRAREEFFASLLGRSASGILREDDVSDDEDGEKSDEDVEEGGLRLFRS, encoded by the exons ATGGCGCCAAAATCGCTAGCAGAGCAGATCGCTGATCTAGAAGACCTTACACCAAGGG ACTATGACCCCGAGGACATTGAGCGCGGTGGTAACTCCAGCGATGAGGACGTCGAGGTGAAGGATGCGAATGCCGGTAGGGAGCACTATCAGGCTGTTGG GAAAGCAAAACTTCGCAATGAGGGACCTGTGTCATTGGGGAAACAGTACGCTGGATCGCGGGTTAGTAGGGATGCGCTAGAGGCCGAGAGCGATGAAGATCCGTTCAGGGCACGGTCTAGTGACGAGGAGTCTGAGGACGAGAGTGatctcgaagatgaggatgaagatggtgatgaggacgaggacgaggatatTTctgaaggaagcgaagatGAGCGGCCTAGTAAATCAAAGGCTCACAGCTTGAAAGGCCGCGAGGATGCCGATGTGGGTATGGACTCggatgacagcgaagaagatgaggatggggAGGGTTTCGACGACGGGTTctccgacgaagacgaggatatttcgggcgaggatgacagcgaagacgatgaagatgctaaagaagaagaagaagaagaagaagaagaagaagaagaagaagaagatgacgagtctgaagatgaagaagaaaagaccgCGAAGCCCAAACGCCGCGTCCAGTTTGCGAACGCCAAGGTCGCAGACACATCAGACGACCGCGCCCAACTTCGTCAACTATTGGCGACAGACCAAAAAACTATCGCAGCAACCATCTCTCAAGCTGCAAAGGCCGACGCAACAAAAGGTCGTGCCGTTAAACACCAACGTGCAACATTCGATGCCCTCCTCAACGCCCGGATCAAGCTCCAAAAAGGTCTCACGGCAGCTAACCAGCTAGCCACGCGAACCCAACCCTCTGAAGACGCCGACACCGACGCCTTCAAGTCGGCCGAAACAGCTGCGCTTACGCTGTGGTCTACACTCGAGGATCTCCGTCTCACTCTCGTCGATGCGCAAACACAAGATGACTctaagaagcgcaagcgccCTTCTCCTGCGACAACCAGTACATCTACATCCTCTCTCTGGAAGCGCATGGCGGAGCTAGAATCCGACTCGCTTGCGCACCGCCGCGCCATCCTTGATAAATGGTCGCTCAAAGTCCGCGGGTCAGCGACTGCAACCACGCTCGCAAACTCAAAGACGAAATTACTAGGCACTTCAGGTGCACAGCAAACCATCACCGCTGTGCTAGATGCACACGTTGCATCTGAAACCACTGACCGCTCATCGAAGCGCCTGAAGAGCACACAAGGATCTACATCCGACCCAAACGAGGTTAAAGTTTACGATGACACGATCTTCTACCAATCCCTCCTCCGAGACCTCGTCTCCCAGCGCATGTCCTCCACCGACGCGATAACCAACGGGCTTGACACCCTTCACATTTTGCCGTCACGCAATGGTGCGGGCGCAATCCACCCCATTACTGGTATGCGAAAGGACAAAGTGAAGCGCGAGGTGGACACGCGGGCCTCGAAGGGCCGAAAAATGCGCTTTGATGTCCATGAGAAATTGCAGAACTTCATGGCGCCTGAGGAGAGGGGTACTTGGACGAAGAGGGCGCGTGAGGAATTCTTTGCAAGTCTGCTCGGGAGGAGTGCGAGTGGAATATTACGAGAGGACGATGTtagtgatgatgaggatggagagaagagtgacgaggatgttgaggagggcgGCCTAAGGCTATTCAGGAGCTGA